In Candidatus Bathyarchaeia archaeon, the following are encoded in one genomic region:
- the nth gene encoding endonuclease III has product MTKTNAEKILKLLRKTFAMPKWATVKKEPFETLIATIISQNTASKNTAKAFESLSKRFEITPEVLANAKTSQIEECLKVAGLYKNKAKTIKQVSRIILERFHGTLEPILSMPFEEARKALLQLPGVGPKTADVVLLFCSEKPTIPVDTHVNRISKRLGLAPNNGNYAVIRESLQYLYRPEDYLAVHVLLIALGRKYCKARNPLCKQCPLNLLCPSKQQ; this is encoded by the coding sequence ATGACCAAAACTAACGCCGAAAAAATCTTGAAGTTACTCCGAAAGACATTTGCAATGCCAAAATGGGCGACTGTCAAGAAAGAACCCTTCGAAACATTAATAGCGACAATAATTTCACAAAACACTGCAAGCAAAAACACGGCAAAAGCTTTCGAAAGCCTCTCGAAGCGGTTCGAAATAACACCCGAAGTGTTGGCAAATGCCAAAACAAGCCAAATTGAAGAATGCTTGAAAGTGGCAGGTTTATACAAAAACAAAGCCAAGACAATAAAGCAAGTCTCGCGAATAATTCTTGAAAGATTCCACGGAACTCTAGAGCCAATTTTATCAATGCCATTCGAAGAAGCAAGAAAAGCATTGCTGCAACTTCCCGGTGTTGGACCCAAAACAGCTGATGTAGTATTGCTTTTTTGTTCAGAAAAGCCAACAATTCCCGTAGACACACATGTCAACCGCATTTCAAAACGGCTCGGCCTTGCGCCTAACAATGGAAACTATGCAGTTATTCGTGAATCTCTGCAATACCTTTACAGACCAGAGGATTATTTAGCCGTCCATGTATTGCTGATTGCGCTTGGTAGAAAATACTGTAAAGCCAGAAATCCATTATGCAAGCAGTGTCCACTAAACCTGCTTTGCCCTTCCAAACAACAATAA
- a CDS encoding L-threonylcarbamoyladenylate synthase — MLKVDSQKPEIEKIRIAADFIKKGGLVAFPTETVYGLGADALNKNAVLALFEAKKRPLDNPPIIHVENIRDVYRLTQRVPYKAERLMSEFWPGPLTLIFKRSEIVPDVTVAGLSTIAIRMPNHNVALALIRESECPIAAPSANLAGKPSPTTAKHVLDDLEGSIDAILDAGPTCIGVESTVLDMTVDPPQILRPGGTPYEVLKKILGEVRLHPIAIAEKQLSIEQARSPGLRHRHYAPKAEMFVVEGELSAVAAKIKELAETFMREGKKVGVLATDESAAFYRADVVKSLGSRNDFVTIAKNLFRLLREFDFEGVDVIIAEGVPLEGLGLAVMNRLRKASGYKIIRVSDC; from the coding sequence GTGTTAAAGGTAGATTCGCAGAAACCAGAAATCGAGAAAATTCGAATAGCAGCAGACTTCATCAAAAAAGGCGGTTTGGTAGCGTTTCCAACAGAAACCGTCTATGGCTTAGGCGCAGACGCATTAAACAAAAATGCGGTTTTGGCTCTTTTCGAAGCTAAAAAAAGACCATTGGATAATCCTCCAATAATACACGTGGAAAACATCAGAGACGTTTACAGATTAACACAAAGAGTGCCTTACAAAGCTGAGCGGCTTATGAGCGAGTTTTGGCCTGGACCTTTAACTTTGATTTTTAAACGTTCGGAGATTGTTCCAGATGTGACTGTTGCGGGTTTGAGCACTATAGCTATTCGTATGCCTAATCATAATGTGGCTTTAGCGTTGATTAGAGAAAGCGAATGCCCAATTGCAGCTCCAAGCGCAAATCTTGCTGGGAAGCCAAGTCCAACAACTGCGAAGCATGTTTTGGATGACCTTGAGGGAAGCATAGATGCGATTTTGGATGCAGGACCAACTTGTATTGGAGTTGAATCAACTGTTCTGGACATGACGGTTGACCCTCCACAAATTCTGCGCCCTGGAGGAACACCTTATGAAGTGTTGAAGAAAATTCTTGGAGAAGTTAGACTTCACCCGATTGCGATTGCTGAAAAACAACTTTCGATTGAGCAAGCGCGTTCTCCTGGGTTAAGGCATAGGCATTATGCTCCAAAAGCGGAGATGTTTGTTGTTGAAGGTGAATTGTCAGCTGTTGCTGCGAAAATTAAGGAGTTAGCGGAAACATTTATGCGTGAAGGCAAGAAAGTTGGCGTTCTTGCCACCGATGAATCTGCTGCGTTTTATCGGGCTGACGTAGTGAAATCGCTTGGAAGTAGGAATGATTTTGTAACTATTGCAAAAAACTTGTTTAGGCTTTTGAGAGAGTTTGATTTCGAAGGGGTTGACGTTATAATTGCTGAAGGTGTACCATTAGAAGGGTTAGGATTGGCTGTTATGAACAGATTAAGGAAGGCTTCTGGATACAAGATCATTAGAGTTAGTGATTGTTAG
- a CDS encoding UbiD family decarboxylase, producing MSLREFLKQMELEKQVLHIKDEVSTKFEISHIMKSFDHQGAMLLFEKVKGYNTKVVANICGSRNRIYTALATSQNEFYKKLTEAWHFPKKPKIVRNGSVKEVFENDLSKIPILTHFEKDAGPYITSAVVHAKSLNGNAENVSVHRLQVLDRKHLAIRLVPRHLFKLWQEAKNAGKDLDVSISIGVHPAVMLAASSPIPFGVSEFEVANTLMKEKLQLIECEHVNAYAPAEAELVLEGKISAQKEVDEGPFVDITGTYDIVRKQPVVEIIGVMHRKDYFYQALLPSGTEHKLLMGLPHEVLIWEAVSKVVPKLHAVNLSIGGSGWLHAVIAIEKQLDGDGKNALLAAFAAHPSLKHAVVVDSDIDVLDASDVEWAIATRFQANEDLIIINNVRGSTLDSSADQETGLTTKMGLDATRPFVKPKEKFERAKIPTSKHVEALVNKLRSL from the coding sequence ATGAGTTTAAGAGAATTTCTCAAGCAGATGGAACTGGAAAAACAAGTATTACACATCAAAGATGAGGTTTCTACAAAGTTTGAAATCTCTCATATAATGAAAAGCTTTGACCATCAAGGCGCGATGCTATTGTTTGAGAAAGTAAAAGGTTACAATACGAAAGTTGTTGCTAATATTTGCGGAAGCAGAAACAGAATCTACACGGCACTCGCTACAAGCCAAAATGAATTTTACAAAAAACTGACAGAGGCTTGGCACTTTCCGAAAAAACCAAAAATTGTTAGAAACGGGTCAGTGAAGGAAGTTTTTGAGAATGACTTGTCTAAAATTCCTATACTAACACATTTCGAAAAGGATGCTGGACCATATATTACTTCAGCAGTTGTGCATGCAAAAAGCTTGAATGGGAATGCCGAGAATGTATCAGTGCATCGTCTTCAAGTTTTAGACAGAAAACATTTGGCAATTCGTTTGGTTCCTCGACATCTTTTCAAACTGTGGCAAGAAGCTAAAAATGCTGGTAAAGATTTGGATGTTTCAATTTCTATTGGTGTTCATCCAGCGGTTATGCTTGCAGCGTCTTCGCCCATTCCATTTGGAGTTAGCGAGTTCGAAGTTGCAAACACATTGATGAAAGAGAAACTTCAACTAATAGAATGCGAACATGTAAACGCTTATGCTCCTGCCGAAGCAGAACTAGTTTTGGAGGGCAAGATATCTGCACAGAAGGAAGTTGATGAAGGCCCATTTGTGGATATAACAGGCACGTATGACATCGTTAGGAAACAGCCAGTTGTCGAGATTATTGGCGTCATGCATCGTAAGGACTATTTTTATCAAGCGCTTTTGCCTTCAGGAACAGAGCACAAGCTTTTGATGGGCTTGCCGCATGAAGTTTTGATTTGGGAGGCTGTCTCTAAGGTTGTTCCAAAATTGCATGCAGTTAACCTTTCAATTGGTGGAAGCGGATGGCTTCATGCAGTAATAGCTATTGAAAAACAACTTGACGGGGATGGAAAAAATGCTTTGCTAGCTGCGTTTGCTGCGCATCCAAGCTTGAAGCATGCGGTGGTTGTGGATTCCGACATTGACGTGTTGGACGCTTCAGATGTGGAGTGGGCTATAGCGACGCGCTTTCAAGCCAACGAAGACCTCATCATCATAAACAATGTGCGTGGTTCAACGTTGGACTCTTCTGCCGACCAGGAAACTGGTTTGACAACTAAAATGGGTTTAGATGCCACTAGACCTTTCGTTAAGCCAAAGGAGAAGTTTGAGCGGGCAAAAATTCCAACCAGTAAGCATGTAGAGGCATTGGTTAATAAGTTGCGCAGTTTGTGA
- a CDS encoding CBS domain-containing protein → MSEEKKEESGVSLKVEDVMVKEVITIDENATVKEAAEVMNKFEIGCLIAIRKGKAMGIITERDLLKRVVADAKDANKTKVKDVMSSPLVVVEPNMDLEEAVKLMFQMKIKKLPVVDGKRLVGLISLTDIARFQPQMIRILKQLAMRQTTPKSMKKVIDYYVV, encoded by the coding sequence TTGTCTGAAGAGAAAAAAGAAGAAAGCGGCGTGTCATTGAAAGTTGAGGATGTTATGGTTAAAGAAGTAATAACCATAGATGAGAACGCGACTGTTAAAGAAGCAGCAGAAGTTATGAACAAGTTTGAGATAGGCTGCTTGATCGCAATTAGAAAAGGAAAAGCAATGGGGATAATAACTGAAAGAGACCTTTTAAAAAGGGTTGTTGCAGATGCAAAAGATGCTAATAAAACTAAAGTGAAGGATGTCATGTCAAGTCCGCTTGTTGTTGTTGAACCCAATATGGATTTGGAAGAAGCTGTTAAGTTGATGTTTCAGATGAAAATCAAAAAGTTGCCTGTCGTCGATGGAAAACGCCTTGTGGGCTTAATCTCCCTGACAGACATAGCTCGTTTTCAACCTCAAATGATAAGAATATTGAAGCAACTTGCTATGAGACAAACAACACCAAAAAGCATGAAGAAAGTAATAGATTACTACGTTGTTTAA
- a CDS encoding Clp1/GlmU family protein: MNRTVEKGKTLLVDGPASVTVVSGKTEVFGAFLSNAKKVVIREGKRLPFIVEEAATFEISLGEGANIEEVEGSTIPSSWVKASEELSNLQAKPCTVVVLGAVDSGKSSFCTYLINRLLQEKRKCVILDGDLGQSDVGPPCTIAYAVVTKPITDLFSLEAKNAFFVGVTSPSRALNKVIEGLSLLKAEVLNENPDFIVVNTDGWVEGEDAVNYKMQLVSKLHPDLIFCIQQKDETNQFLNVFEKFRTIAVDSPTAIKQKDREKRKNLRELGYIKYLKNMKMRSLPLNWLKIEGNELFNLDKTMRNTRKTERMYEILGMKPLNIAESEDKIVILIGRKRWIDAEKLLKAEEFAKKKIVIARKGDEEGLLTGLYDANGKFLGIGILQELDYTRKTLKILTPVKEEISTAALGKVKLDKNLKEILFLEEENQSEFSTVRELF; this comes from the coding sequence GTGAACCGCACAGTTGAAAAAGGTAAGACTCTATTAGTGGACGGCCCAGCTTCTGTCACGGTCGTTTCTGGTAAGACAGAAGTGTTCGGCGCCTTTTTGAGTAACGCAAAGAAAGTTGTAATACGTGAAGGAAAACGGTTGCCTTTTATAGTTGAGGAAGCAGCAACGTTCGAAATCTCGTTAGGTGAAGGCGCCAACATAGAGGAAGTTGAAGGAAGCACCATTCCGTCTTCTTGGGTGAAGGCAAGCGAGGAACTTTCTAATCTTCAAGCAAAGCCTTGCACAGTGGTAGTGTTAGGCGCCGTTGATTCTGGAAAGTCAAGTTTTTGCACCTACCTAATAAACAGGCTATTGCAAGAAAAAAGAAAATGTGTGATTTTGGATGGAGATTTGGGTCAGTCTGATGTGGGTCCTCCATGCACTATTGCTTATGCGGTAGTCACTAAGCCGATTACTGATTTGTTTAGTTTAGAGGCAAAAAACGCCTTTTTTGTAGGCGTAACTTCACCAAGCAGAGCTCTCAACAAGGTAATAGAAGGGTTAAGCTTACTAAAAGCGGAAGTTCTGAATGAAAATCCAGACTTTATCGTTGTAAACACTGACGGGTGGGTTGAAGGAGAAGACGCAGTCAACTATAAAATGCAGCTTGTCAGCAAGCTCCACCCAGACCTAATTTTCTGCATTCAGCAAAAAGACGAGACAAATCAGTTTTTGAACGTCTTTGAAAAATTTAGAACAATAGCCGTTGATTCACCCACTGCTATAAAACAAAAAGACAGAGAAAAACGCAAAAACCTACGAGAACTCGGATATATAAAATACCTTAAAAACATGAAAATGCGGTCGCTTCCGCTTAACTGGTTAAAAATTGAAGGAAATGAGTTGTTTAATTTGGATAAGACTATGAGGAATACAAGGAAGACAGAGAGGATGTATGAAATTTTAGGAATGAAACCGTTGAATATTGCGGAATCTGAAGATAAAATTGTGATACTCATAGGAAGAAAACGGTGGATTGATGCGGAAAAACTACTCAAAGCTGAGGAATTTGCAAAAAAGAAAATTGTGATAGCACGCAAAGGCGACGAGGAAGGATTACTCACAGGTCTATACGATGCTAATGGGAAATTTCTTGGAATAGGTATCCTACAAGAACTTGACTATACCAGAAAAACTTTGAAAATTTTAACTCCAGTTAAAGAGGAAATTTCAACTGCTGCCTTAGGAAAAGTAAAACTAGACAAGAACTTGAAAGAAATTCTGTTTTTGGAAGAAGAAAACCAGTCTGAATTTTCCACGGTCAGAGAACTGTTTTAG
- the topA gene encoding DNA topoisomerase I encodes MGKYTLIVTEKPDAAQRIALALDAKGKAKKMEDNGVPYYVAKRDKEIVVVPALGHLYTVAEERRGRNYYPVFGFKWVPRYVAERGVKQIRTWLETISKLANEADLFIDACDYDIEGSIIGYCILKYACGDKENVAKRMKYSTLTKEELEESYTKPLPKLDFALIEAGRARHEIDWLYGVNLSRALTIAARDWSGKYATLSTGRVQGPTLKFLAAREKSIRSYVPTPYWEIKAEVEIDGKPFEAEYEKETIETKKEAEAILSACKEKNGIVEKIDVKQFQQSPPLPFDLGALQSEAYGLFGYTPRRTSNIAQRLYLDALISYPRTSSQKLPPAIGYEAILKNLNKLPQYSKLTAELLAKPELKPKEGKKEDPAHPAIYPTGKLPERELDDSERNIWDLVVRRFMAVFDEPAIRQSMRININVNGHHFYLRGRQTLKEGWLRFYGPYVRSEEVLLPPIKEKQTIKIKKVIVEDKFTKPPPRYNPGSLLKKMEEAEIGTKATRADIIQTLYDRRYVRDERIVVTDLGFDVLEVLEKYCPTVVSIKLTKELEERMNKIQLNEEKRENVLVDAVEILKPVVTELKTKEKIIGEQLSNAIKKSRIEERTIGTCPICNTGKLMILYSRKTGKRFIGCTNYFKGLCKTSFPLPQRGTLKPLGRNCRGCGWPTVQVKIKGRRPWTLCFNPQCPLIEERKKRIEMRNMQ; translated from the coding sequence ATGGGAAAATACACTTTAATTGTAACTGAGAAGCCGGATGCAGCACAAAGAATAGCTTTAGCTTTAGACGCAAAGGGGAAAGCCAAAAAAATGGAAGACAATGGAGTCCCATATTATGTGGCTAAACGGGACAAGGAAATAGTTGTCGTTCCGGCTCTTGGACATTTATACACAGTTGCGGAAGAAAGAAGAGGAAGAAATTACTATCCTGTTTTCGGTTTCAAATGGGTACCAAGATACGTCGCCGAGAGAGGCGTAAAACAAATTCGCACATGGTTAGAAACCATATCAAAGTTGGCAAACGAGGCTGACTTGTTCATTGACGCTTGCGACTACGACATTGAAGGAAGCATCATTGGATATTGCATACTAAAATATGCATGTGGTGATAAAGAAAACGTCGCAAAACGAATGAAATACTCCACTCTAACCAAAGAAGAATTAGAAGAATCATACACGAAACCACTACCAAAATTAGATTTTGCGTTGATAGAAGCAGGACGCGCAAGACACGAGATTGACTGGCTTTACGGCGTGAACCTTTCCCGTGCCTTAACCATAGCAGCAAGAGATTGGAGCGGAAAATACGCCACATTAAGCACGGGAAGAGTGCAAGGACCCACATTAAAGTTTCTTGCTGCCAGAGAAAAATCCATCAGAAGCTACGTGCCAACGCCATACTGGGAAATCAAGGCTGAAGTGGAAATAGACGGAAAACCCTTCGAGGCAGAGTATGAAAAGGAAACAATTGAAACAAAGAAAGAAGCAGAAGCCATCCTAAGCGCATGCAAAGAAAAAAATGGAATAGTTGAAAAAATCGACGTTAAACAATTCCAGCAATCACCGCCGCTGCCCTTTGATTTAGGCGCTCTACAAAGCGAAGCCTACGGTTTATTCGGATACACGCCAAGACGAACATCAAACATTGCTCAACGCCTATACCTAGACGCCTTAATATCTTATCCACGAACAAGCAGCCAAAAACTTCCACCAGCAATAGGCTACGAGGCAATTTTGAAAAATCTAAACAAGCTTCCGCAATACAGCAAACTCACAGCAGAATTGCTAGCAAAGCCGGAACTAAAACCGAAAGAAGGAAAAAAGGAAGACCCCGCACATCCAGCCATTTATCCAACTGGAAAATTGCCAGAAAGAGAACTTGACGATTCTGAAAGAAACATCTGGGACCTCGTAGTAAGAAGATTCATGGCAGTTTTTGACGAGCCAGCCATAAGACAAAGCATGAGAATCAACATCAACGTTAATGGGCATCACTTCTACCTAAGAGGAAGACAAACCCTAAAAGAAGGCTGGCTGCGTTTTTATGGACCCTACGTAAGATCAGAAGAAGTCCTATTACCGCCAATAAAAGAGAAACAAACAATCAAAATCAAAAAAGTTATTGTAGAAGACAAGTTCACAAAACCACCACCAAGATACAACCCCGGCAGTTTACTAAAAAAAATGGAAGAAGCAGAAATCGGAACCAAAGCAACAAGAGCAGACATTATACAGACACTTTATGATAGAAGATACGTCCGAGACGAAAGAATCGTTGTGACAGACTTGGGCTTCGACGTTCTAGAAGTTCTAGAAAAATATTGCCCAACAGTTGTTTCAATAAAACTAACAAAGGAACTTGAAGAAAGAATGAATAAAATACAATTGAACGAAGAAAAGAGAGAAAATGTTCTTGTAGACGCTGTAGAAATCCTCAAACCAGTAGTGACAGAACTTAAAACAAAAGAAAAAATAATAGGCGAACAACTAAGCAACGCAATAAAAAAATCAAGAATTGAGGAACGAACAATAGGCACTTGCCCAATATGTAACACTGGAAAACTCATGATATTATACTCAAGAAAAACAGGCAAACGCTTCATCGGCTGCACCAACTACTTCAAAGGATTATGCAAAACATCATTTCCACTACCGCAAAGAGGAACACTAAAGCCCCTTGGAAGAAACTGCCGCGGATGTGGCTGGCCTACCGTTCAAGTTAAAATCAAAGGAAGACGCCCGTGGACGTTATGTTTTAATCCACAATGTCCCTTAATAGAGGAGAGGAAGAAAAGAATTGAAATGCGCAATATGCAGTAG
- a CDS encoding CDP-2,3-bis-(O-geranylgeranyl)-sn-glycerol synthase codes for MDITKLLIEALKFIFPAYCANAIPVIVGGGYPLDFGKKFFDGKPIFGKNKTFLGFFAGLAVGTAVGLVETALFPEYPVLFGFVLSLGALLGDLAGAFLKRRLGLAPGELLPVVDQVDFVLGAVLFSLLLPMPMMSLELIIVVLIITPPIHLLTNFVAYKLGLKTNPW; via the coding sequence ATGGACATAACAAAACTACTTATCGAAGCGTTAAAATTCATATTTCCAGCATATTGCGCGAATGCAATACCCGTAATTGTGGGTGGAGGTTACCCTTTAGATTTTGGAAAGAAGTTTTTTGATGGGAAACCAATTTTCGGAAAAAACAAAACTTTTCTAGGATTTTTCGCTGGTCTCGCAGTCGGAACGGCTGTCGGTTTAGTTGAAACTGCGCTTTTCCCAGAATATCCAGTACTGTTTGGCTTCGTGCTATCTTTAGGAGCGTTACTCGGAGATTTAGCTGGAGCTTTCCTAAAAAGAAGGCTTGGTCTTGCACCGGGAGAACTGTTGCCTGTGGTTGACCAAGTTGATTTCGTGTTAGGAGCGGTTTTGTTTTCGCTTCTTCTTCCCATGCCCATGATGTCTTTGGAGCTTATTATTGTAGTGTTAATTATAACGCCACCTATACATTTGCTAACAAATTTTGTGGCGTACAAGTTAGGATTAAAAACTAACCCTTGGTGA
- a CDS encoding ATPase domain-containing protein: protein MCINVLQKIPTGCRTIDKILQGGIHSETISLIYGEAETGKTTLAMQCAVNCAKKGYKTLFVDCDGTFSALRLSQIASESFKEIADLVILAKPNNFREQAMLIDQLTDLIAKNFGLVIIDTITSLYRVKIAESPEKTFDLNRELNRQMALLAQNAKTQKVAVLVTSQVRSVLNDTYVHVEPVATRVLKFWAETIIDMKPTETPQKIKAILEKIPIKDKKPQPITCYLKIDETGIHEYLPH from the coding sequence ATGTGCATTAACGTGTTACAGAAGATTCCAACGGGCTGCAGAACTATTGATAAAATTCTGCAAGGAGGCATTCACTCCGAAACAATTAGTTTAATCTATGGCGAAGCAGAAACCGGAAAAACCACTCTGGCAATGCAGTGCGCTGTAAACTGTGCAAAGAAAGGATACAAAACATTGTTTGTAGATTGTGATGGCACTTTTTCAGCACTGCGGCTGTCTCAAATCGCTTCTGAAAGTTTCAAGGAAATTGCTGATCTTGTAATTCTGGCAAAACCTAACAATTTTCGAGAACAAGCTATGCTAATAGACCAACTAACAGACCTTATAGCAAAAAATTTCGGACTCGTTATCATAGATACGATTACATCGCTTTATCGCGTTAAAATTGCGGAATCTCCAGAAAAGACATTTGACTTAAACCGCGAATTAAACAGGCAAATGGCGCTGTTAGCGCAGAATGCTAAAACCCAAAAAGTCGCAGTCTTAGTAACAAGTCAAGTGCGAAGCGTCTTAAACGACACTTATGTCCATGTTGAACCAGTTGCCACAAGAGTTTTGAAATTCTGGGCAGAAACAATAATTGACATGAAACCCACCGAAACACCCCAAAAAATCAAGGCAATTTTAGAAAAAATCCCAATAAAAGATAAAAAGCCTCAACCAATAACTTGCTACCTAAAAATAGACGAAACAGGCATACACGAGTATCTGCCACATTGA